AAGATCATCGGTGAAGGCACGGATAATTATGCCCAGGGCTACTTCGTCTATGATTCCAAGAAGGCTGGATCGGTCACGGTCTCCCATCTGAGATTCGGTCCGAAGCAGATCCATTCACCATACCTGATAGCAAGCGCTGATTTTGTCGCCTGCCATCAGTTCCCTTTCATGGAGAGGATTGATATTCTGAGGTGCGCCAAGGAGGGAGCCACATTCCTTCTTAACAGCCCGTATCCCGCCGAAGAGACGTGGGACAAACTGACAATCGAAGTACAGCAGGAGATGATAGACAAGAAACTCAGGTTTTTCGTGATCAACGGTTTCGAGATCGCCAAAGAGATAGGACTTGGATCGAGGATCAATACGATCATGCAGACAGGGTTTTTCGTTCTCAGCAACATACTGCCAGAGAAAGAAGCCGTCGAGTCGATCAAACGTTTCATCAAGAAGACATACAGCGGCAAGGGAGAAAAAGTCGTCAACATGAACTATGCCTCGGTCGACAAGGCTCTGGAGAATATCCACGAGATCAAGATCCCGGAGGAAGCGACCAGCAAACTGCATATGATCCCGCCCGTCCCTGAGAATTCTCCCGATTATGTCAAGGATGTGATCGGAAAGATGATCGCCATGGATGGAAACGATATCCCGGTCAGCGCGTTTGCCTGCGACGGTTCATTCCCGACAGGAACTACGAAATACGAGAAACGAAACGTCGCCCTGGAGATACCGGTCTGGGATCCCGCGACATGCATTCAGTGTGGAAAATGCGTGCTCGCCTGTCCGCATGCGGTTATCAGAACGAAGGTATATCAGCCCGAGCTTCTTGAAAAAGCTCCTTCCGCTTTCAAATCGGTAGACGCGATAGCGAAGGAATTCAAAGGGATGAAGTTCACTCTTCAGATAGCTCCCGAAGATTGTACGGGATGCGGCCTCTGCGTGGAGACCTGTCCCGCGAAAAACAAGGAAGAGGAAGGGAAAAAGGCGATCAATCTCGCGATGCAGCCTCCGATCAGAAGCCAGGAGATGGTGAACTGGGATTTCTTCCTGTCTCTGCCATACATCGACCGGACAAAACTCAAGATAAACGCTACAAGGACGGTACAGTTTCTCGAACCTCTCTTTGAGTTTTCGGGAGCCTGTGCTGGTTGCGGAGAAACTCCATATGTCAAGCTGATGACACAACTCTTCGGTGACAGGATGCTTGTCGGAAACGCGACAGGGTGCAGTTCGATCTATGGGGGCAATCTTCCCGCGACCCCTTACACTAAAAACAGCGAGGGCAGGGGAGTGACCTGGAGTAATTCGCTGTTCGAGGATAACGCGGAGTTCGGTTTCGGGATGCGGCTTGCCCTTGACAAACAGAAGGAATATGCCACCGAGTTGCTCGAGCGCCTCTCTTCCCAGATAGGGGACAAGCTCGTCGACAGCATCAAAAATGCCGACATGTCGACAGAGACCGGTCTTAAGGAGCAGAGAGACAGGGTAGTGGCCCTGAGAGATAAATTGAAAGGTATCGATTCCTCTGAAGCAAAAGATCTAGACGGTCTTGCCGATGTCCTGGTAAAGAAAAGCGTCTGGGTCCTTGGTGGAGACGGTTGGGCTTATGATATCGGTTATGGAGGACTCGATCATGTAATGGCGCAGAAGAGAGACACGAATATTCTCGTACTCGACACCGAGACTTATTCAAATACAGGCGGCCAGATGTCCAAAGCCACACCGATCGGCGCGATAGCGAAATTCGCGGCGGGTGGGAAGATAACTCCGAAAAAAGACCTTGGTATGATGATCATGACGTACGGGTATGTCTATGTCGCCAGGATCGCGATGGGATACAACGAAAGCCAGACTATCAAGGCTTTCCTGGAAGCCGAAGCTTACGACGGACCTTCCCTTATAATCGCCTACGCGCATTGCATCGGTCATGGAATCAATATGAGAAGAGGATTCAGCCAGCAGAAGGCTGCCGTCGAATCAGGAGCCTGGCCGTTGTTCAGATATAACCCGGCTCTTGTAGCTGAAGGCAAGAACCCGATGCAACTCGATTCAAAAGCGCCTTCGATCCCGGTTGAGGATTACATCTATAATGAGAACAGATACAGGGCGTTGAAGAACGCCCATCCCGACGTCGCCGCGGCTCTTCTGAAAGAGAATCAGGAGATCATCAACAGAAGATGGAAGTTATACGAACACTGGGCCGCGATGCCTGGATCGGGCGAATAGACACTTTTGACAGCGGCGTTGATAAAGAAAGGGCCAGGCAGCAATGCCTGGCCCTTTTTAATCGGGTGGTAACTCTGCTAGACTGTCTTGAAGATCGTGTCGAGAATAGTACCGTCTCTCCACTCGACCACCTCGACAGGAGTATCGGTCGCTTCAGGCTTAGGGGGCGTCGGCCCGATCTCCGCCGCGGCTTTCAGCGAGAGATCGTGAAGTTCCTCTATACTCACCAGCTTGAGGTCCCTGGAAGATGCTTCTTTTTTTAATCTGTCTAAATATTTAGACCCGCTGCGGGGATTTATTGCGATATATTCTTCCGTGACTGCTACGTCGATGACTTCGCCGGGGATCGATACCGTATATACTTCATCGACGATACGCGCGAATCCTTTTCCAGACTCCTTCTTCCCGGTGGCAAGGGGGAGAAACATTATCGTCAATTCCGATCCGGCCGCCACACCCTGCGCGCCGCCGATCCCGCCTATGATTCGGCCTCCAGCGCATATACTGTTGACATTGAACGAGGTGTCCATCTCAAGAGTCGACAGCACTGAAACATCAAGCATATTGACGGCGTTCTCCTTGTTAGCCATGTCGTCATATTCCCCCGTAGATATCTCATAATGGTTGTGATCGTACAACATCGACTTTATGACCTTTTCAGAGGGTTCGAAGCACTGTCCGTGGAGCAGATTTTCGATCACTCCAGCCTGGAGCATCTCGACATGGAGGGATGTACAGCCACCGATCGCGAACCCGGCTTTTATATCGCGGTTTTTGAGGATCTTGTATATCTCGTCAAGAACGATCAGACCAGCCCCGGAACCGACCTGGAAATTGAATCCGTCAAAGATCGTGCCTGCCGCCTGCATCACGTTAAGCACCTGCGACGCGATCTGCGAGTTGAACCTGTTAGCCCGGATCTTTTCGATATCGAGTGTGCCTGAACCGACTCCCGAACTGTCGCCAGGATTATCGACCTTTACGACATGATCGACGTCGATCATCGACAGGGATCGCGGGAAGAGGTAATTTTCTGTGATCTCTCCGGCAAGCAGGCAGACGTTTTCAGCCCAGAGGGTATCGGCGAGAAAGAGGCCGAGCGGACCTACCCACGAAGCTGGATCGCCCATAAGGCCATTGGCATTCCCCCATTTATCAGCGATCGGCACGGGGCCGAAGGCTACCTTTACCCTGACTTCCCCGGTGTGGAATCTCCTTACCCTGTTGCCGTGCCCGTAGCCGGTGACGATCCAGGGAAGAAAATCCCCCCGCATGAGATACTCTCCCATCGCGCGATAGCAGCTGCCCGTTATACCCGCCAGCGTCCCGTCGGCGATAGCTTCGGGGAGCCAAGGGACACAGTTATCGAAAAAAGCGTTTCCCAGCAGATAGACTCCTTTTTTCCCCTTTTCCCTGAGTTTTTCAACGATCATTTTCAGGCCATGATCGCCAAGCCTGTAATAATGGGGATAAGAGATCCAGTCGCCGTTATCGATCAGGTCTACTACATCATCGAGTGTCGTTACCTTGCTCTGCCCGTCGCGCATTCTGGCATTTCCAGGCCTGCCCGCCAGGGGATCGTTATAACCAGGATCGTAGGCTTCCTTATAAGCCTTTTTCGCAACACCATTTACTTCGACAGGGACTTTTCTGCCTATCGCGTTTGTAACGAACTCCATCACAACCTCCGGAAGAAAGACTGTTCATACCAGATACAGGATGACTGGACATTACTATAGGTAAGATTTTTTTGGCCTGATGTCAAGAGTCGTTCAACCCGATCGCGGAAGATGAAAAAAGAAACTTGCATCCGAACCGGTCCCACTATTATTTACTGTTGACATGATCGGTCCATAAAGGTATCATGCGAAGCCCGGATTGAGATTTAAACAGCTGAATGAAAGAATCTCACACTTAAAACAGAGAACCTATGGGAGGTTGCAGATGGCAGATGAGAAAAAGACGATAACTTCGATGCTTGACGAGAAAAGGCAGTTTAAGCCGTCGGCGGAGTTCGTCGAGAAGGCTCATATAAAGAGCCTGGATGAATATAAAGCTCTTGCAAAGAAAGCTACTGATGATTTCGAAGGTTTCTGGGCCGAGCAGGCCAGGGAATATGTCCACTGGTTCAAGGAATGGGACTCAGTCCTTGAGTGGGATCCTCCAAAAGCCAAATGGTTCAGCGGCGGAAAGACCAATATCGCATATAACTGTCTCGATAAACACCTTGAAGATGGACGTGCTGACAAGACAGCGATCATCTGGGAAGGCGAACCTGAAGGCGATTCCAAAAAATTCACCTACAGGGAACTTCACGCAGAAGTATGCAAGTTCGCCAACGTACTTAAGAAATATGGCATTAAAAAAGGCGACAGGGTCACCCTTTACATGCCGATGGTTCCCGAGCTCGCGATAGCGATGCTCGCGTGCGTACGGATCGGTGCCATTCACAGCATAGTCTTCGGCGGTTTCAGCGCCAATTCGATCATGGACCGTAACGTCGATGCCGAATCGAAACTCCTCGTTACCGCGGACGGGTCATTCAGAAGCGGTAAGGTCATTCCTCTGAAGGTCAATGTTGATGAGGCTCTCAAGGGATCCCCCTCGGTAAAGAACGTCATAGTCCTGAACAGGACGAACTCCGAAGTCAATATGGTCGAAGGACGCGATACCTGGTGGCATGACGAGATGGCCGATGTAAGCGCTGAATGCCCCTGGGAAGAAATGGATTCAGAAGACGTCTCCTTCATCCTTTACACAAGCGGCACGACGGGAAAACCCAAGGGCGTCGTCCACACCACAGGTGGATACCTGCTCTATACATCAATGACTACAAAGTTGGTCTTCGATATCAAGGATGATGATATTTACTGGTGTACTGCCGATATCGGATGGATCACCGGGCATTCGTATATTGTTTACGGTCCGTTGAATCTCGGCGCCACGACTCTTATGTTCGAAGGCGTCCCGAGCTATCCGAATCCGGACCGTTTCTGGGAGATCGTTGAGAAATACAAGGTCAACATCTTCTATACCGCTCCGACCGCGATCAGGGCGATCGCCCGTTCCGGCGACGATTGGGTGACAAAGCATGATATGTCAAGCCTCAGGCTTCTCGGTACTGTCGGCGAACCGATCAACCCGGAAGCATGGATGTGGTATTACAACATAGTTGGCGGCGGAAGATGCCCGATCGTCGACACATGGTGGCAGACAGAGACCGGCGGGATACTTATTACCCCGCTCCCGGGAGCGTTCCCGATCAAACCCGGTTCAGCCACGAGGCCTTTCCCCGGTATCTTCCCGCAGGTCGTCAGGGAGGACGGTTCTCCTGCTGATGTCAACGAAGGCGGATACCTCACCATTCAGAAACCCTGGCCTTCAATGCTCAGGACGATCTGGGGCGATGACCAGAGATTCAAGGATGTCTACTTCAGCCGCTTCAAGGACGTCTATTTCACCGGCGACGGAGCACGACAGGATGAGGATGGATATTTCTGGATCATGGGACGTGTTGATGATGTAATAAATGTCTCCGGCCACAGGATCGGGACTATGGAAGTAGAGAGCGCCCTTGTAAGCCATGACACCGTAGCCGAGGCTGCCGTAGTACCTATGCCTCACGAGATCAAGGGACAGGGACTGTACGCTTTCGTTACTCTTCAGGCCGGTGTAGAAAAGACAGAAGAGCTCAAGAAGGTACTCAGAGCGCATGTCGGTGAAGAGATCGGCCCGATCGCGAAACCGGACGTGATCCAGTTCGCGGACGCGCTTCCGAAAACGAGAAGCGGAAAGATCATGCGGCGTATCCTGAAGATCATTGCCACCGGCAGTGATGATATCGGTGATACGACTACGCTTGCAGATCCGCTCGTGGTTCAGCATCTGCTCGAAGAGCGTCCCAAATAACAGGACGTTTTATTGGTAGTGACAGGGGTGGAAATCTCGATTTCCACCCCTTTTTTTTAAAGGTAAGGGGAATCTGGCCGATAATCTGATTATATAAAGTCGATATCGGTGTCTGTTATTTGATCTGGTTTGACAGATCGGTCGGGAGACAGAGTATGTTCAGGATAGAAAGAGAGAAATACGGGTACAGGTTGACACTCGGAGGAAATATAAAAGGTGAAGAAATGAACCGGTGGCTGGAGGAATCAAAAAAGATCCTCGAAACGGCCAAACCCGGATTCGGTGTTTTTGTAGATATGAGGACTCTTGAACCATTGCCTGAAGAGTCGCAGAGAATAATAGAAACGGGGCAGAAATACTACAAAAAGAAGGGGATGGTCCGATCTGTCGTGATACTCAGCAGCGATCTTCTAACCATGCAGTTCATACGACTGGCGCAGCAATCAGGAATATACAAATGGGAGAGGTATATAAACGCCGACCATGTCCCGGATTGGGAAAAAGTCGGTGAGAAATGGATCACCGAAGGCTCCTATCATGAGGTTGTGGAAGAAAGCCGGTAGCATCCTGCCCACAGGCACTGATAAAATAATCCAAATCAGGATAATCCGAGGTATCAGCGGGCGTTTCCCCATAAATAGCAAGATAAATCCCTCATGTCATCAGGATGCATTGACAATAACCCCTGATTAATTTAAGTTATAACCTGATTATTGTCGATCATTGGCGATTTAGAAAGGTAGCCGGGTGTACAGATCCGACTCATTGATGGTAAGTGTCTCGGGCGTAAGGGGTATCCTTGGAGAGGGGATGAATCCCGAAGTCGCCGCAAGGTTTACCGCCGCGTACGCCAACTGGCTCAAGGGAAACCTCATTGTCGTAGGAAGGGATACGAGAGCTTCAGGGCCTTCTATCGCCTCAGCGGTATTTTCTGTCCTGCGCTTCAAGGGGATAGACGTAGTCGATATCGGCATAGCATCGACTCCCACGGTAGAAATAATGGTAGAAGAGCTTGGAGCGGATGGCGGGATCATAATAACGGCCAGCCATAACAACGAAAAGTGGAATGCTCTGAAGTTCCTCGACGGTAAAGGAGAATTTATCGATCAGGCGGCGGTCGATCTGATAAGAGGGGAAGTCGATTCGAAATCGATTCTTTACGGACCGCCGGACAGATCTGGAAGCTACAGTGTAGTCGATAATGCTGATAATATTCATATTGACAGGATCGCGGCTCTTGGTTGCATAGATCCGGAAAAGATAGCCGAAAAAAGGTTCCGCGTGGCGATCGATTGCGTAAACGGTGCGGGAAGCAGGATCATCCCCTCCCTTCTCGACAGGCTCGGAGTGGAATTCGAGGCGTTAAACACGGAGATCGATAAGCCGTTCCCCCATGATCCGGAACCGAGGCCGGCGAATCTTGGGGATCTTTCAGATGCCGTCATCCGGGGAAAGGCAGATCTGGGTTTCGCGTGCGATCCCGACGCTGACAGGCTTGTCCTTGTCGATGAGGACGGGATCGTTCTCAGTGAGGAGCTGACACTTTCTCTTGCCGCTGATTTTATTCTTGGGAAAGAGAAGGGACCCGTCGCGGCAAACCTTTCCACGACGCGCCTGATAGAGGATATCGCTCGCAGGCATGATGCCGCCACCCTCAGATCGAAAGTGGGAGAAGCGAATGTGATCGCGGTGATGAAGGAGTCAGGGGCAGTCATAGGGGGAGAAGGTAACGGAGGCGTCATATATCCATTGATGCATTATGGAAGAGACGCGATGACCGGTATCGCTCTGATACTCCAGCTGCTTGCCGAGGAGGATCTGAGCCTGAAGGACAAGGTCGCCGCATTTCCACCGTACTACATAATGAAGGAAAAATTTTCGTTCGAGGGAGATCTCGAAATGGTCATCGATGAGCTGGAAAATAAATTCGACGGCGAATCCAACTTTCTCGATGGTATAAGAATTGATATGAAAGCGGGGTGGATTCACCTGAGAAGATCGAATACGGAACCGGTAGTGCGGATAATAGCAGAGGCAGGGAGTCCGGAAGAGGCTGAATCGATGATTAATAAAGCGGGGGATATCCTGGGGGCCCGGAGCCATCCGTCCCGTTATAATGATAAAGGGGACCAGATAAGGGACAAGGAGATATAATGTGCGGAATCATCGGATATACAGGCAAGAGCGGTAATGTGGGAGAGATCCTCCTGGAAGGTTTGAAGAGACTTGAATACAGGGGGTACGACTCGGCCGGCCTTGCTGTGGTTAATAACGGAAAACTTGTCACTGAAAAAATGCCGGGGAAGATAATCAAGCTGGAAGAAAAACTCAAAGGTATCGATCTTACCGGAACGGTAGGTATAGCTCACACAAGGTGGGCGACGCACGGCGAACCCAACAGGGTCAACGCTCATCCGCATTACGATACCAACATGAAGATAGCGCTTGTCCATAATGGGATCATTGAGAATTATACGACGATAAAAAAATCGCTTGAAGCTCAGGGCCACAAATTCAGATCGGAGACCGATACTGAAGTACTTGCCCATCTGATCGAGGAGTTCTATGACGGATCAAATCTCGAATTCGCAGTTCAGAAAGCACTTGAGGTGGTCGAGGGAACATATGGATTGATAGTCATATCCGTGCTTGAACCGACCAAAATAGTTGGCGCAAGAAATGGCTCTCCGGTAGTCGTCGGTATCGGAGATGACGAGTATTTCATAGCTAGCGATGTTGCCGCCATTCTAAAGCACACAAGGCAGGTGATCTACCTTGAGGATCAGCAGATGGTAGTCGCCACCCCCGATTCATTTACCACGATGACGCTGAAAAATGAATATGTCGAACATATCATTACCGAAATCGACTGGGATCTTGAGATGATCGAAAAGAGCGGATTTGAACATTTTATGCTCAAGGAGATCTTCGAGCAGCCTGATACTATCCATAACGCGATGCGAGGCCGCCTGATACGAGAGACTGGAAAAGCAAAACTCGGTGGACTGAACATGACTGACGATCAGTTGAGGGATCTGAGAAGGATAGTGATCCTGGGCTGCGGGACAAGCTGGCA
This genomic window from Candidatus Krumholzibacteriota bacterium contains:
- the glmM gene encoding phosphoglucosamine mutase — its product is MYRSDSLMVSVSGVRGILGEGMNPEVAARFTAAYANWLKGNLIVVGRDTRASGPSIASAVFSVLRFKGIDVVDIGIASTPTVEIMVEELGADGGIIITASHNNEKWNALKFLDGKGEFIDQAAVDLIRGEVDSKSILYGPPDRSGSYSVVDNADNIHIDRIAALGCIDPEKIAEKRFRVAIDCVNGAGSRIIPSLLDRLGVEFEALNTEIDKPFPHDPEPRPANLGDLSDAVIRGKADLGFACDPDADRLVLVDEDGIVLSEELTLSLAADFILGKEKGPVAANLSTTRLIEDIARRHDAATLRSKVGEANVIAVMKESGAVIGGEGNGGVIYPLMHYGRDAMTGIALILQLLAEEDLSLKDKVAAFPPYYIMKEKFSFEGDLEMVIDELENKFDGESNFLDGIRIDMKAGWIHLRRSNTEPVVRIIAEAGSPEEAESMINKAGDILGARSHPSRYNDKGDQIRDKEI
- the glmS gene encoding glutamine--fructose-6-phosphate transaminase (isomerizing) → MCGIIGYTGKSGNVGEILLEGLKRLEYRGYDSAGLAVVNNGKLVTEKMPGKIIKLEEKLKGIDLTGTVGIAHTRWATHGEPNRVNAHPHYDTNMKIALVHNGIIENYTTIKKSLEAQGHKFRSETDTEVLAHLIEEFYDGSNLEFAVQKALEVVEGTYGLIVISVLEPTKIVGARNGSPVVVGIGDDEYFIASDVAAILKHTRQVIYLEDQQMVVATPDSFTTMTLKNEYVEHIITEIDWDLEMIEKSGFEHFMLKEIFEQPDTIHNAMRGRLIRETGKAKLGGLNMTDDQLRDLRRIVILGCGTSWHAGLLGEYMIEETARIPVEVEYASEFRYRNPIMDEGTLVLAISQSGETVDTLAALREAKSKGARVMGICNVVGSTIARETQGGVYIHAGPEIGVASTKAFTSQITVLSLFALALGRTRNISLSEGQRMIDALTALKDQVSQILQSNDKIRQIAEEYHHHNNFLYLGRGANYPVALEGALKLKEISYVHAEGYPAAEMKHGPIALIDENMPVVVIAPRDAAYQKILGNINEVRARKGKLIAITDEGNEELIKMADHVIFVPSTLDFLYPILSVIPLQLLAYHIAVLRGCHVDQPRNLAKSVTVE
- the nifJ gene encoding pyruvate:ferredoxin (flavodoxin) oxidoreductase — its product is MSRKTVTIDGNEATTYTAHKVSEVIAIYPITPSSPMGEFSDQWSSEGQKNIWGTVPQVTEMQSEGGASGAVHGALQRGALTTTFTASQGLLLMIPNMYKIAGELTSTVFHVSARTLATHALSIFGDHSDVMAARQTGFALVSSNSVQEAMDLALISQAATLESRVPFLHFFDGFRTSHEVQKVELLTEDDMKAMIDDDLVRAHRKRALSPDNPIIRGTAQNPDTFFQARETINNYYTACPGIVEKCMKKFEKIAGRRYELFQYHGAPDAEKVIVMMGSGADTALETVDYLLAKGEKIGLLMVRLYRPFSVSHFINALPASVKTICALDRTKEPGSIGEPLYEDIVTALHEDGELSAGHFKEFPSVIGGRYGLSSKEFTPGMVIGVFDNMGLEKPKNHFTVGINDDVTNMSIEYDKHFVIQHPGQTRAVFFGLGADGTVGANKNSIKIIGEGTDNYAQGYFVYDSKKAGSVTVSHLRFGPKQIHSPYLIASADFVACHQFPFMERIDILRCAKEGATFLLNSPYPAEETWDKLTIEVQQEMIDKKLRFFVINGFEIAKEIGLGSRINTIMQTGFFVLSNILPEKEAVESIKRFIKKTYSGKGEKVVNMNYASVDKALENIHEIKIPEEATSKLHMIPPVPENSPDYVKDVIGKMIAMDGNDIPVSAFACDGSFPTGTTKYEKRNVALEIPVWDPATCIQCGKCVLACPHAVIRTKVYQPELLEKAPSAFKSVDAIAKEFKGMKFTLQIAPEDCTGCGLCVETCPAKNKEEEGKKAINLAMQPPIRSQEMVNWDFFLSLPYIDRTKLKINATRTVQFLEPLFEFSGACAGCGETPYVKLMTQLFGDRMLVGNATGCSSIYGGNLPATPYTKNSEGRGVTWSNSLFEDNAEFGFGMRLALDKQKEYATELLERLSSQIGDKLVDSIKNADMSTETGLKEQRDRVVALRDKLKGIDSSEAKDLDGLADVLVKKSVWVLGGDGWAYDIGYGGLDHVMAQKRDTNILVLDTETYSNTGGQMSKATPIGAIAKFAAGGKITPKKDLGMMIMTYGYVYVARIAMGYNESQTIKAFLEAEAYDGPSLIIAYAHCIGHGINMRRGFSQQKAAVESGAWPLFRYNPALVAEGKNPMQLDSKAPSIPVEDYIYNENRYRALKNAHPDVAAALLKENQEIINRRWKLYEHWAAMPGSGE
- the acs gene encoding acetate--CoA ligase yields the protein MADEKKTITSMLDEKRQFKPSAEFVEKAHIKSLDEYKALAKKATDDFEGFWAEQAREYVHWFKEWDSVLEWDPPKAKWFSGGKTNIAYNCLDKHLEDGRADKTAIIWEGEPEGDSKKFTYRELHAEVCKFANVLKKYGIKKGDRVTLYMPMVPELAIAMLACVRIGAIHSIVFGGFSANSIMDRNVDAESKLLVTADGSFRSGKVIPLKVNVDEALKGSPSVKNVIVLNRTNSEVNMVEGRDTWWHDEMADVSAECPWEEMDSEDVSFILYTSGTTGKPKGVVHTTGGYLLYTSMTTKLVFDIKDDDIYWCTADIGWITGHSYIVYGPLNLGATTLMFEGVPSYPNPDRFWEIVEKYKVNIFYTAPTAIRAIARSGDDWVTKHDMSSLRLLGTVGEPINPEAWMWYYNIVGGGRCPIVDTWWQTETGGILITPLPGAFPIKPGSATRPFPGIFPQVVREDGSPADVNEGGYLTIQKPWPSMLRTIWGDDQRFKDVYFSRFKDVYFTGDGARQDEDGYFWIMGRVDDVINVSGHRIGTMEVESALVSHDTVAEAAVVPMPHEIKGQGLYAFVTLQAGVEKTEELKKVLRAHVGEEIGPIAKPDVIQFADALPKTRSGKIMRRILKIIATGSDDIGDTTTLADPLVVQHLLEERPK